The Stomoxys calcitrans chromosome 3, idStoCalc2.1, whole genome shotgun sequence genome includes a region encoding these proteins:
- the LOC106088381 gene encoding apoptosis-resistant E3 ubiquitin protein ligase 1 isoform X1, whose product MLISTMKVLVALGLSLMFTVSLLKLTIIFWHEYPIFVEYIFGTDLPTVDQWLDENNLTDYHELFREKGISSLSSCGDPDRLPELPPGDEQRLQRAAMHLQQKLILREWLKDHRLQHHYQRLLNVEVASLEDVYWLEDSRASKILGKDWQLWSQARQNLPTSKAQLDALKAQLWSTVVKSSQHQDAWTWGGMLVVSVSVAGLVTLAAMTQPSLAPEARHSLLQYVTGKYLLPANCKVQWDWKDPAVVGGTMCFVVRFYQRNGQPYPICDTDQFFVEVTEGTRKMVTISELGSPTDPNNANIAKVKFTVRTAGQYKISVMIGSSHIAGSPFTKTFVPGPIDARRSRFIRPASTVVCCAGSPTLLHIEPRDEFGNACQFEQSDDPVKGYHVETYDLNGQPLEKLRNAIAFSYDRVNARVAVTALFPEPICLRAVISYLEQKLPNGDFDIIVLSSSDTTLVHKNIASRKHNICYEARLLSIFGATKAKPRKVLCSVGPKQDSLIFQVTIKEMILKFIPKRIATFRLCPSTKFHFLPQLPTHVHGPIFIIDDGAQPKIELASRDRNIIAATFTHFLLKNIGGSETFKDKQDFFYHEVRKFHANYYHEKLALKVQREKILESSMKATKHFSVSDWCGNFEVTFQGEQGIDWGGLRREWFELICSSLFDPRGGLFCSFHDKRQALVHPNPHRASHLKLKHFEFAGKIVGKCLYESALGGTYRQLVRARFTRSFLAQLIGLRVHYKYFEQDDPDLYLSKIKYILDTDLDATDSLELYFVEDIYDASGQLTKTIELVPNGSKVRVTNSTKNQYLDALAQQRLCNSVKDEVDSFLKGLNGIIPDNLLSIFDENELELLMCGTGEYSIADFKAHHIANGNSSEFRRVLAWFWAGISNFSQTEMARLLQFTTGCSQLPPGGFQELNPQFQITAAPTFGNLPTAHTCFNQLCLPDYESYEQFEKALLLAISEGTEGFGMV is encoded by the exons GCATATCATCTCTGTCAAGTTGTGGCGATCCTGATCGCCTTCCCGAACTGCCGCCTGGCGATGAACAACGTCTACAAAGAGCCGCCATGCATTTGCAACAGAAACTCATATTGCGAGAATGGTTAAAGGATCATCGTCTACAGCATCACTACCAGCGTCTGCTCAATGTTGAAGTGGCTTCTCTCGAAGATGTTTATTGGCTAGAGGATTCAAGAGCCAGTAAAATCCTTGGCAAGGATTGGCAACTGTGGTCACAAGCCCGACAAAATCTGCCCACATCGAAAGCTCAACTGGATGCCCTTAAGGCCCAGCTCTGGTCAACCGTAGTGAAGTCCAGTCAACATCAAGATGCCTGGACCTGGGGTGGTATGTTGGTCGTCTCCGTCTCGGTGGCCGGCTTAGTTACATTGGCCGCTATGACCCAACCTTCCTTAGCTCCGGAGGCACGCCACTCCTTGCTGCAATATGTTACAGGCAAATATCTACTGCCAGCTAATTGTAAAGTCCAATGGGACTGGAAAGATCCTGCCGTTGTAGGTGGCACTATGTGCTTTGTGGTACGCTTCTATCAGCGCAACGGCCAGCCTTATCCCATCTGTGATACAGATCAGTTTTTCGTTGAAGTCACCGAAGGCACCCGCAAAATGGTTACCATCAGTGAACTGGGTTCACCAACCGATCCCAACAATGCCAATATAGCCAAAGTTAAATTCACCGTACGTACAGCGGGACAATACAAGATCTCTGTGATGATCGGCTCAAGTCATATAGCGGGTTCGCCGTTTACCAAAACCTTTGTACCCGGGCCCATAGACGCCAGACGATCCAGATTCATTAGACCGGCAAGCACCGTCGTTTGTTGTGCTGGGTCGCCGACATTATTGCATATCGAGCCGAGAGATGAATTTGGTAATGCCTGTCAGTTTGAACAGAGCGATGACCCAGTAAAG GGTTATCATGTAGAAACATACGATTTAAATGGCCAGCCATTGGAGAAACTGCGTAATGCCATTGCTTTCTCGTATGACCGCGTGAATGCACGCGTTGCCGTGACAGCACTTTTCCCGGAGCCCATATGTCTACGTGCCGTAATAAGTTACCTTGAGCAAAAGTTACCCAATGGTGACTTTGATATTATAGTTTTAAGCA GTAGTGACACCACATTGGTGCATAAGAATATTGCTTCGCGTAAGCACAACATTTGCTATGAGGCACGACTTTTAAGTATATTCGGGGCAACCAAGGCGAAGCCTCGCAAAGTGCTGTGTTCGGTGGGTCCCAAACAA GACTCCCTTATTTTTCAGGTTACCATTAAGGAGATGATTCTCAAATTCATACCTAAACGTATTGCCACCTTCCGGCTGTGTCCCTCAACTAAATTTCACTTTCTACCCCAGCTACCGACACATGTGCATGGTCCCATCTTTATTATAGATGATGGGGCACAGCCCAAAATAGAATTGGCCTCGAGGGATCGCAACATAATTGCTGCTACATTTACACACTTTCTGTTGAAGAATATCGGAGGTTCGGAGACATTTAAGGATAAGCAGGATTTTTTCTACCACGAGGTGCGTAAATTCCATGCCAATTACTATCATGAAAAGTTGGCGCTTAAAGTACAGCGCGAAAAGATTTTGGAGAGCAGTATGAAGGCGACCAAGCATTTTTCCGTTTCGGACTGGTGTGGTAACTTCGAAGTCACATTCCAAGGAGAGCAAG GCATTGATTGGGGCGGTTTACGCCGCGAATGGTTCGAACTGATTTGTAGCTCTTTATTCGATCCACGAGGTGGGCTATTTTGCAGTTTTCATGATAAGCGTCAAGCTCTGGTGCATCCAAACCCCCACAGGGCATCACATTTGAAGTTAAAGCATTTCGAATTTGCTGGTAAGATTGTGGGCAAATGTCTATACGAAAGTGCCTTGGGTGGTACATATCGCCAGTTGGTGAGAGCCAGATTTACCAGATCGTTTTTGGCCCAATTGATTGGTTTAAGAGTGCATTATAAG TACTTTGAACAAGATGATCCCGATTTGTATTTATCGAAAATCAAATATATACTCGACACCGATTTGGATGCAACTGACTCATTGGAATTATATTTCGTGGAGGACATTTACGACGCCAGTGGTCAATTGACCAAAACAATTGAGCTCGTGCCCAATGGTTCGAAAGTGCGTGTTACTAATTCTACCAAAAATCAATATTTGGATGCTTTAGCTCAACAAAGGCTGTGCAATAGTGTGAAGGATGAAGTGGATAGTTTCCTGAAGGGTCTCAATGGTATAATACCAGATAATTTGTTAAGTATATTCGATGAAAATGAATTGGAG TTGTTGATGTGTGGAACGGGCGAGTACTCTATTGCAGACTTCAAAGCGCATCACATAGCAAATGGCAACTCATCGGAATTTCGTCGGGTGTTGGCCTGGTTTTGGGCCGGTATcagtaatttcagccaaaccgaaaTGGCCCGGCTGCTGCAATTCACAACTGGCTGTTCACAATTGCCACCTGGAGGTTTCCAAGAGCTTAATCCACAATTTCAAATAACCGCTGCCCCCACTTTCGGAAATTTGCCAACAGCTCACACATG TTTTAACCAACTTTGTTTGCCAGACTATGAAAGCTATGAACAATTTGAAAAGGCTTTACTTTTGGCCATTAGTGAAGGCACTGAAGGTTTCGGCATGGTTTAG
- the LOC106088381 gene encoding apoptosis-resistant E3 ubiquitin protein ligase 1 isoform X2 has product MLISTMKVLVALGLSLMFTVSLLKLTIIFWHEYPIFVEYIFGTDLPTVDQWLDENNLTDYHELFREKGISSLSSCGDPDRLPELPPGDEQRLQRAAMHLQQKLILREWLKDHRLQHHYQRLLNVEVASLEDVYWLEDSRASKILGKDWQLWSQARQNLPTSKAQLDALKAQLWSTVVKSSQHQDAWTWGGMLVVSVSVAGLVTLAAMTQPSLAPEARHSLLQYVTGKYLLPANCKVQWDWKDPAVVGGTMCFVVRFYQRNGQPYPICDTDQFFVEVTEGTRKMVTISELGSPTDPNNANIAKVKFTVRTAGQYKISVMIGSSHIAGSPFTKTFVPGPIDARRSRFIRPASTVVCCAGSPTLLHIEPRDEFGNACQFEQSDDPVKGYHVETYDLNGQPLEKLRNAIAFSYDRVNARVAVTALFPEPICLRAVISYLEQKLPNGDFDIIVLSSSDTTLVHKNIASRKHNICYEARLLSIFGATKAKPRKVLCSVGPKQVTIKEMILKFIPKRIATFRLCPSTKFHFLPQLPTHVHGPIFIIDDGAQPKIELASRDRNIIAATFTHFLLKNIGGSETFKDKQDFFYHEVRKFHANYYHEKLALKVQREKILESSMKATKHFSVSDWCGNFEVTFQGEQGIDWGGLRREWFELICSSLFDPRGGLFCSFHDKRQALVHPNPHRASHLKLKHFEFAGKIVGKCLYESALGGTYRQLVRARFTRSFLAQLIGLRVHYKYFEQDDPDLYLSKIKYILDTDLDATDSLELYFVEDIYDASGQLTKTIELVPNGSKVRVTNSTKNQYLDALAQQRLCNSVKDEVDSFLKGLNGIIPDNLLSIFDENELELLMCGTGEYSIADFKAHHIANGNSSEFRRVLAWFWAGISNFSQTEMARLLQFTTGCSQLPPGGFQELNPQFQITAAPTFGNLPTAHTCFNQLCLPDYESYEQFEKALLLAISEGTEGFGMV; this is encoded by the exons GCATATCATCTCTGTCAAGTTGTGGCGATCCTGATCGCCTTCCCGAACTGCCGCCTGGCGATGAACAACGTCTACAAAGAGCCGCCATGCATTTGCAACAGAAACTCATATTGCGAGAATGGTTAAAGGATCATCGTCTACAGCATCACTACCAGCGTCTGCTCAATGTTGAAGTGGCTTCTCTCGAAGATGTTTATTGGCTAGAGGATTCAAGAGCCAGTAAAATCCTTGGCAAGGATTGGCAACTGTGGTCACAAGCCCGACAAAATCTGCCCACATCGAAAGCTCAACTGGATGCCCTTAAGGCCCAGCTCTGGTCAACCGTAGTGAAGTCCAGTCAACATCAAGATGCCTGGACCTGGGGTGGTATGTTGGTCGTCTCCGTCTCGGTGGCCGGCTTAGTTACATTGGCCGCTATGACCCAACCTTCCTTAGCTCCGGAGGCACGCCACTCCTTGCTGCAATATGTTACAGGCAAATATCTACTGCCAGCTAATTGTAAAGTCCAATGGGACTGGAAAGATCCTGCCGTTGTAGGTGGCACTATGTGCTTTGTGGTACGCTTCTATCAGCGCAACGGCCAGCCTTATCCCATCTGTGATACAGATCAGTTTTTCGTTGAAGTCACCGAAGGCACCCGCAAAATGGTTACCATCAGTGAACTGGGTTCACCAACCGATCCCAACAATGCCAATATAGCCAAAGTTAAATTCACCGTACGTACAGCGGGACAATACAAGATCTCTGTGATGATCGGCTCAAGTCATATAGCGGGTTCGCCGTTTACCAAAACCTTTGTACCCGGGCCCATAGACGCCAGACGATCCAGATTCATTAGACCGGCAAGCACCGTCGTTTGTTGTGCTGGGTCGCCGACATTATTGCATATCGAGCCGAGAGATGAATTTGGTAATGCCTGTCAGTTTGAACAGAGCGATGACCCAGTAAAG GGTTATCATGTAGAAACATACGATTTAAATGGCCAGCCATTGGAGAAACTGCGTAATGCCATTGCTTTCTCGTATGACCGCGTGAATGCACGCGTTGCCGTGACAGCACTTTTCCCGGAGCCCATATGTCTACGTGCCGTAATAAGTTACCTTGAGCAAAAGTTACCCAATGGTGACTTTGATATTATAGTTTTAAGCA GTAGTGACACCACATTGGTGCATAAGAATATTGCTTCGCGTAAGCACAACATTTGCTATGAGGCACGACTTTTAAGTATATTCGGGGCAACCAAGGCGAAGCCTCGCAAAGTGCTGTGTTCGGTGGGTCCCAAACAA GTTACCATTAAGGAGATGATTCTCAAATTCATACCTAAACGTATTGCCACCTTCCGGCTGTGTCCCTCAACTAAATTTCACTTTCTACCCCAGCTACCGACACATGTGCATGGTCCCATCTTTATTATAGATGATGGGGCACAGCCCAAAATAGAATTGGCCTCGAGGGATCGCAACATAATTGCTGCTACATTTACACACTTTCTGTTGAAGAATATCGGAGGTTCGGAGACATTTAAGGATAAGCAGGATTTTTTCTACCACGAGGTGCGTAAATTCCATGCCAATTACTATCATGAAAAGTTGGCGCTTAAAGTACAGCGCGAAAAGATTTTGGAGAGCAGTATGAAGGCGACCAAGCATTTTTCCGTTTCGGACTGGTGTGGTAACTTCGAAGTCACATTCCAAGGAGAGCAAG GCATTGATTGGGGCGGTTTACGCCGCGAATGGTTCGAACTGATTTGTAGCTCTTTATTCGATCCACGAGGTGGGCTATTTTGCAGTTTTCATGATAAGCGTCAAGCTCTGGTGCATCCAAACCCCCACAGGGCATCACATTTGAAGTTAAAGCATTTCGAATTTGCTGGTAAGATTGTGGGCAAATGTCTATACGAAAGTGCCTTGGGTGGTACATATCGCCAGTTGGTGAGAGCCAGATTTACCAGATCGTTTTTGGCCCAATTGATTGGTTTAAGAGTGCATTATAAG TACTTTGAACAAGATGATCCCGATTTGTATTTATCGAAAATCAAATATATACTCGACACCGATTTGGATGCAACTGACTCATTGGAATTATATTTCGTGGAGGACATTTACGACGCCAGTGGTCAATTGACCAAAACAATTGAGCTCGTGCCCAATGGTTCGAAAGTGCGTGTTACTAATTCTACCAAAAATCAATATTTGGATGCTTTAGCTCAACAAAGGCTGTGCAATAGTGTGAAGGATGAAGTGGATAGTTTCCTGAAGGGTCTCAATGGTATAATACCAGATAATTTGTTAAGTATATTCGATGAAAATGAATTGGAG TTGTTGATGTGTGGAACGGGCGAGTACTCTATTGCAGACTTCAAAGCGCATCACATAGCAAATGGCAACTCATCGGAATTTCGTCGGGTGTTGGCCTGGTTTTGGGCCGGTATcagtaatttcagccaaaccgaaaTGGCCCGGCTGCTGCAATTCACAACTGGCTGTTCACAATTGCCACCTGGAGGTTTCCAAGAGCTTAATCCACAATTTCAAATAACCGCTGCCCCCACTTTCGGAAATTTGCCAACAGCTCACACATG TTTTAACCAACTTTGTTTGCCAGACTATGAAAGCTATGAACAATTTGAAAAGGCTTTACTTTTGGCCATTAGTGAAGGCACTGAAGGTTTCGGCATGGTTTAG
- the LOC106088381 gene encoding apoptosis-resistant E3 ubiquitin protein ligase 1 isoform X3, translated as MWSPESEINSIAMATTMRHSQSSSSGISSLSSCGDPDRLPELPPGDEQRLQRAAMHLQQKLILREWLKDHRLQHHYQRLLNVEVASLEDVYWLEDSRASKILGKDWQLWSQARQNLPTSKAQLDALKAQLWSTVVKSSQHQDAWTWGGMLVVSVSVAGLVTLAAMTQPSLAPEARHSLLQYVTGKYLLPANCKVQWDWKDPAVVGGTMCFVVRFYQRNGQPYPICDTDQFFVEVTEGTRKMVTISELGSPTDPNNANIAKVKFTVRTAGQYKISVMIGSSHIAGSPFTKTFVPGPIDARRSRFIRPASTVVCCAGSPTLLHIEPRDEFGNACQFEQSDDPVKGYHVETYDLNGQPLEKLRNAIAFSYDRVNARVAVTALFPEPICLRAVISYLEQKLPNGDFDIIVLSSSDTTLVHKNIASRKHNICYEARLLSIFGATKAKPRKVLCSVGPKQDSLIFQVTIKEMILKFIPKRIATFRLCPSTKFHFLPQLPTHVHGPIFIIDDGAQPKIELASRDRNIIAATFTHFLLKNIGGSETFKDKQDFFYHEVRKFHANYYHEKLALKVQREKILESSMKATKHFSVSDWCGNFEVTFQGEQGIDWGGLRREWFELICSSLFDPRGGLFCSFHDKRQALVHPNPHRASHLKLKHFEFAGKIVGKCLYESALGGTYRQLVRARFTRSFLAQLIGLRVHYKYFEQDDPDLYLSKIKYILDTDLDATDSLELYFVEDIYDASGQLTKTIELVPNGSKVRVTNSTKNQYLDALAQQRLCNSVKDEVDSFLKGLNGIIPDNLLSIFDENELELLMCGTGEYSIADFKAHHIANGNSSEFRRVLAWFWAGISNFSQTEMARLLQFTTGCSQLPPGGFQELNPQFQITAAPTFGNLPTAHTCFNQLCLPDYESYEQFEKALLLAISEGTEGFGMV; from the exons GCATATCATCTCTGTCAAGTTGTGGCGATCCTGATCGCCTTCCCGAACTGCCGCCTGGCGATGAACAACGTCTACAAAGAGCCGCCATGCATTTGCAACAGAAACTCATATTGCGAGAATGGTTAAAGGATCATCGTCTACAGCATCACTACCAGCGTCTGCTCAATGTTGAAGTGGCTTCTCTCGAAGATGTTTATTGGCTAGAGGATTCAAGAGCCAGTAAAATCCTTGGCAAGGATTGGCAACTGTGGTCACAAGCCCGACAAAATCTGCCCACATCGAAAGCTCAACTGGATGCCCTTAAGGCCCAGCTCTGGTCAACCGTAGTGAAGTCCAGTCAACATCAAGATGCCTGGACCTGGGGTGGTATGTTGGTCGTCTCCGTCTCGGTGGCCGGCTTAGTTACATTGGCCGCTATGACCCAACCTTCCTTAGCTCCGGAGGCACGCCACTCCTTGCTGCAATATGTTACAGGCAAATATCTACTGCCAGCTAATTGTAAAGTCCAATGGGACTGGAAAGATCCTGCCGTTGTAGGTGGCACTATGTGCTTTGTGGTACGCTTCTATCAGCGCAACGGCCAGCCTTATCCCATCTGTGATACAGATCAGTTTTTCGTTGAAGTCACCGAAGGCACCCGCAAAATGGTTACCATCAGTGAACTGGGTTCACCAACCGATCCCAACAATGCCAATATAGCCAAAGTTAAATTCACCGTACGTACAGCGGGACAATACAAGATCTCTGTGATGATCGGCTCAAGTCATATAGCGGGTTCGCCGTTTACCAAAACCTTTGTACCCGGGCCCATAGACGCCAGACGATCCAGATTCATTAGACCGGCAAGCACCGTCGTTTGTTGTGCTGGGTCGCCGACATTATTGCATATCGAGCCGAGAGATGAATTTGGTAATGCCTGTCAGTTTGAACAGAGCGATGACCCAGTAAAG GGTTATCATGTAGAAACATACGATTTAAATGGCCAGCCATTGGAGAAACTGCGTAATGCCATTGCTTTCTCGTATGACCGCGTGAATGCACGCGTTGCCGTGACAGCACTTTTCCCGGAGCCCATATGTCTACGTGCCGTAATAAGTTACCTTGAGCAAAAGTTACCCAATGGTGACTTTGATATTATAGTTTTAAGCA GTAGTGACACCACATTGGTGCATAAGAATATTGCTTCGCGTAAGCACAACATTTGCTATGAGGCACGACTTTTAAGTATATTCGGGGCAACCAAGGCGAAGCCTCGCAAAGTGCTGTGTTCGGTGGGTCCCAAACAA GACTCCCTTATTTTTCAGGTTACCATTAAGGAGATGATTCTCAAATTCATACCTAAACGTATTGCCACCTTCCGGCTGTGTCCCTCAACTAAATTTCACTTTCTACCCCAGCTACCGACACATGTGCATGGTCCCATCTTTATTATAGATGATGGGGCACAGCCCAAAATAGAATTGGCCTCGAGGGATCGCAACATAATTGCTGCTACATTTACACACTTTCTGTTGAAGAATATCGGAGGTTCGGAGACATTTAAGGATAAGCAGGATTTTTTCTACCACGAGGTGCGTAAATTCCATGCCAATTACTATCATGAAAAGTTGGCGCTTAAAGTACAGCGCGAAAAGATTTTGGAGAGCAGTATGAAGGCGACCAAGCATTTTTCCGTTTCGGACTGGTGTGGTAACTTCGAAGTCACATTCCAAGGAGAGCAAG GCATTGATTGGGGCGGTTTACGCCGCGAATGGTTCGAACTGATTTGTAGCTCTTTATTCGATCCACGAGGTGGGCTATTTTGCAGTTTTCATGATAAGCGTCAAGCTCTGGTGCATCCAAACCCCCACAGGGCATCACATTTGAAGTTAAAGCATTTCGAATTTGCTGGTAAGATTGTGGGCAAATGTCTATACGAAAGTGCCTTGGGTGGTACATATCGCCAGTTGGTGAGAGCCAGATTTACCAGATCGTTTTTGGCCCAATTGATTGGTTTAAGAGTGCATTATAAG TACTTTGAACAAGATGATCCCGATTTGTATTTATCGAAAATCAAATATATACTCGACACCGATTTGGATGCAACTGACTCATTGGAATTATATTTCGTGGAGGACATTTACGACGCCAGTGGTCAATTGACCAAAACAATTGAGCTCGTGCCCAATGGTTCGAAAGTGCGTGTTACTAATTCTACCAAAAATCAATATTTGGATGCTTTAGCTCAACAAAGGCTGTGCAATAGTGTGAAGGATGAAGTGGATAGTTTCCTGAAGGGTCTCAATGGTATAATACCAGATAATTTGTTAAGTATATTCGATGAAAATGAATTGGAG TTGTTGATGTGTGGAACGGGCGAGTACTCTATTGCAGACTTCAAAGCGCATCACATAGCAAATGGCAACTCATCGGAATTTCGTCGGGTGTTGGCCTGGTTTTGGGCCGGTATcagtaatttcagccaaaccgaaaTGGCCCGGCTGCTGCAATTCACAACTGGCTGTTCACAATTGCCACCTGGAGGTTTCCAAGAGCTTAATCCACAATTTCAAATAACCGCTGCCCCCACTTTCGGAAATTTGCCAACAGCTCACACATG TTTTAACCAACTTTGTTTGCCAGACTATGAAAGCTATGAACAATTTGAAAAGGCTTTACTTTTGGCCATTAGTGAAGGCACTGAAGGTTTCGGCATGGTTTAG